The following DNA comes from Cedecea neteri.
GCCTATTCCGGCGCTGCAGGGGCTGGTCACCGACGCGCCGGTGGTTTACATCGGCACGTTCAGTAAAACGCTTTATCCAGGGTTAAGGCTCGGCTATGTCGTGTTGCCGCGCCCGCTGGTCAATGACCTGAAAACCGCCCATGCGGAGCTGTATCGCGGCGGTCATTCCCTTATCCAGCAGGCGCTGGCAGAGTTTATTACCGCCGGGCATTATTCGGCCCATATTCGCCGGATGCGCCTGCTTTACGGCCGCCGTCGCGCCTTCCTGACCGACCTGATCTCCCGTCACTGCGGGCCACAGGCGCTGTCAGATTTTAGCGACAACGCCGGGCTGCATCTGATTTTAAACCTGCCGGATGAAGCCGATGATGTGGCGATTGCTGAGCGCGCCAACGCCCGCAATATTCTGGTGCGGCCGTTATCGCGGTATTACCTGACCGAACAGCGCAAGAAGGGATTGTTGATGGGGTTCGCCAGCCTGCCGGAAAGCGAAATGGAAGCGGCGTTTGCCGTGCTGCTGGCATGTATGCCGGAGCATAAAAAGCAAAACGCCCCAGCATAAAGTGGGGCGTTCTCGGTGCGCAGTACGGTATCGGCGTTAAGCTTCGATAGCGGCGCGCAGTTTTTTCATCGCATTCTTTTCAAGCTGACGAACACGCTCGGCGGACACGCCATAGCGGTCGGCAAGTTCCTGCAATGTACTTTTGTTGTCTTCGTCTAACCAGCGGGCGCGAATAATCTGCTGGCTGCGCTCATCCAGGCCCATCATCGCATCGCTCAGTTTGTCTGCGGCGTGAGATTCCCAGTTGTCGTCTTCAATGCCGTCGGCAAAGTTGGAAGACTTATCCTGCAGGAAGAGCACCGGCGCCATCGGCTGGCCGTCAGCGTCGTCGTCATTCGACATGTCGAAAGTCATATCCTGCGCCGCCATGCGTGACTCCATCTCAAGCACGTCTTTGCTGGACACGCCAAGCTCGTTGGCCACCATTTCGACTTCGTCCTGATTAAACCAGCCCAGACGCTGCTTGGTTTTACGCAGGTTAAAGAACAGCTTACGCTGTGCTTTGGTGGTCGCGACTTTCACAATACGCCAGTTACGCAGCACGTATTCATGAATTTCAGCCTTGATCCAGTGCACCGCAAAGGAGACCAGGCGAACACCCACTTCCGGGTTAAAACGGCGTACTGCTTTCATCAGGCCGATGTTGCCTTCCTGGATAAGGTCTGCCTGCGGCAGGCCGTAGCCGGAATAGTTACGCGCAACATGAACAACAAAGCGCAGGTGAGACAGGATCAGCTTTTTCGCTGCTTCCAGATCGCCCTGGTAATGCAGCTTTTCAGCCAGCTCCTTCTCTTCCTCAGCCGTTAACATCGGCCAGGCGTTTGCAGCCCGGATATAAGACTCCAGGTTACCAACAGGGGCTAAAGCTAAATTTTGCATTTCTTTGGTCATTCAAACCCTCTCTTAGAGACTAAGTACGGCTTGCCATTCAAGTGGCTGAGGCGCACCGACAACACGTCAGGCCCAGACCGTACCTTTCACTGTACTCTCAGACAGTGATGTTATCCACAAGTTCAATGTAAAGCTGTGAATAGATTACACACAAAGTGTGACGGTTATTGCAGCATCGCAGGGGGCCCTACGGTGTAAAACGCACTCCCTGCGGACGACGTTATCGTAGCAGGGAATGAGTATATCAAAAACTTTTTACTCCGGCGTAAAACGGCGTAAATGTTGAACAGTGGCAAGCCAGGCTGCCAGCCAGCCAATCATCGACGAGACCAACAGCAGCAGCAGGCATTCGTCAAAGCCCAACCCGCTGATATCAAACTTAGTCCCGAACACCTGCGCCACTTCCGTTACCGCCGAAGACAGGCGCATCACCAGAATCTCCGACAGGATCAGCGACAGGAACGCACCGCTAAAGCCCAGCAGCGCACCGCCATACAGGAACGGACGCAGAATAAAGCCGTCGGTTGCCCCGATAAGCTTCTGCACGTTGATAGTGTCGCGGCGGGCAAAGATGCTCAGACGCACCGAGTTACCTATGACAAGGAACACCGCGGCGACCATCAGAATCCCGATCATCGCCGCCACGCGCCCGACCAGCCCGGTCAGCGCCGCCAGACGAGCAAACCAGCTGTCGTCCATACGCACTTCATCAACGCCGTGAATCTTCGCCACGCGGTCACGCAGCGTATTCAGGTGATCCGTGCTCTGGAAATCCAGTTTAGGGTTCACCACGGCCACGGCGGGCAGCGGGTTCTCTTCCAGCATATCCAGCGCGCCACCAAACCCCGACCAGTTACGGAACTCGCCCAGCGCTTCTTCGCGGGAGAGGTAGTTAACTTTATCCACGCCCTCCTCCGCCTGAATAGCGCCCACCACCTGCTGCGCGGCGTTATCGTCCAGTGCCTTATCGAGATAAACGGTGATTTGCGGGGACGGATAATATTGCGTCGCCGCCTGGTTCACGTTCTTGTAAACCATGTAGCAGACGCTCGGCAGCGTCAGGGAAATGGCAATCACCATTACCGTCAGGAAGGTCGCCAGCGGCTTGCTCTTCAGATCCTGAAGCGCCCCTTCCCAGGCATAGCGGAACTGCTCATTCACGCCGCCTTTCAGGGATTTGCTTTTGGACTGCGGCCCTTTGCCACGTTTTTTCACCGAACGGCCAAGGTCACCCAACTTATTCAGTTGGTTGATTTTATCCAGCTTGTTACTGAAGCGCTTGATATGGTTGAGCGCACTGTGTTTATTCACCTGCCAGGCCTCCATGCAAATGGCCGTCGCTGAGGGTCAACATACGGTAATTGCGACGCGAGATAAGCCCCATGTCGTGGGTCGCCATCAGTACCGTCACGCCCACGCGGTTAAACTCTTCGAACAGGCGCAGAATACCTTCCGACAGCGCATCATCAAGGTTCCCGGTCGGTTCATCCGCCAGCAGCACAGCCGGCTTGTTTACCACGGCGCGAGCGATGCCCACGCGCTGCTGTTCACCGCCGGAGAGTTGGATAGGAAAGTTCTTCGCTTTGTCCAGCAGGCCGACCTTATCTAATGCCGCAGACACGCGGCGGCGGATGTCTTCGCCGCTGGCACCCGCGATGATCAGCGGGATGGCCACGTTGTCGTACACGGTTCTGTCCATCAGCAGATGGTGATCCTGGAAGATCATCCCAATCTGACGACGCAGGAACGGCACTTCACGGCTCTTCAGGCGGCTAATGTCATGGCCGCTGAAAAAAATCTTCCCATCGCTGGGCCGTTCGATACCGCAGATAAGCTTGAGCAGAGTACTCTTCCCTGCGCCAGAATGGCCGGTCAGAAAGGCCATCTCGCCCGGTTGCATATGGAAGGTGACTCCCTGCAACGCTTGTCTCCCACCGAGATAGGCTTTACTGACGTGTTCAAAGCGAATCATTGTTAATCCTCTCGGGCAAAAAGTGCCTCTATAAAGTCGCCCGCATTAAACGGTCGTAAATCAGAAATTTGTTCGCCGACGCCAATGTAGCGAATCGGAATGCCGAACTGGTCTGCCACAGAGAAGATTACGCCACCCTTGGCGGTACCATCCAGTTTGGTCAGGGTGATGCCCGTCAGCCCCACCGCTTCGTGGAACAGTTTAGCCTGGCTTATGGCATTCTGACCGGTGCTGGCGTCGATGGTGAGCATAACCTCATGCGGGGCATCTTCGTCCAGCTTTTTCATAACCCTGACAATTTTCTTCAATTCTTCCATCAGGTGCGATTTATTCTGCAAACGCCCTGCGGTATCGGCAATCAACACATCAATGTTACGCGCCTTCGCCGCCTGGATAGCATCGAAGATAACCGAAGCAGAATCCGCGCCGGTGTGCTGGGCCACAACTGGAATATTGTTGCGCTGGCCCCAAACCTGAAGCTGCTCAACCGCTGCCGCACGGAAGGTATCACCCGCCGCCAGCATCACGGATTTACCCTGCTGCTCGAACTGGCGCGCCAGCTTGCCGATAGTGGTGGTTTTACCCACGCCGTTAACGCCCACCATCAGGATAACAAACGGCGTTTTGCCTTCCACATTCAGCGGCTCGTCCACTTTGGCGAGGATTTCGCTCATCTCTTCTTTCAGCAAGCCGTACAGCGCTTCCGCATCGCGAAGCTGCTTACGGCTTGCGCCTTCGGTCAGGTTGGCGATGATTTTCCGGGTTGTCTCAACCCCAACGTCGGCAATCAGCAGCTGCTCTTCCAGCTCTTCAAACAGATCATCATCGATTTTCTTGCCGCGGAACAGACTGATAAATCCGGAACCAAGATTTTGTTTAGTTTTGACCAGGCTACGCTTCAGGCGAGCGAAGAAGCCTTCTTTAGTCGGCTTTTCCTGCTCTTGCAGCACGGCAACCGGAGCAGCCTCTTCGACAGACTCTTCTTCCGGCTCCTCATCAACAGCTTCTTCAGCCACGGCTTCATCTTCAACGGCAGCTTCGTGCGCGAACAACGCTTCGGCTTGAGCCACTTCTTCGTTGACGATTTCGTCCTGCTCGGCCTGCCATTCGTCAGGCTGTTCTACATTTTCGGCAATCTCTTCCGGCAGCGGCAGTGTTTCATGCTCCACGGCAGCAACCGGCTGCTTGATAACTTCCGGCTCCGCAACAACAGCCGCAGGTTCAATCACCTCAGGCTCGACAACGGCCTCAGGTTCAACAGCGGGTTCCGGCTCAATAACCGCCGCAGGTTCTGGTTCAACAACCGGTTCAGGCGCGATAACCGCCACAGGTTCTGGTTCAGCCACGACCTCTGGCTCAACGATCGCTTCCGGCTCAGGAATAATTTCCAGCTCGGCAGCCAGCGCTTTTTCTTCCACTTCTTCTACGAGCTGGGCGTTAACCTCCACGACCTGCTCAGCAAACTTTTCGGACTCCTCCAGTGAGTGCTCACTAACTAAATCCTGCTGTTCCTGCTCGGCAGCCTCAGACTGCTGAGGTTCATCCTGCGCGAGGGGCTGCTCAGTAACCGGTTGTTCTTCTATTACTTTTTGTTCTGCTTCGACGTCCGGCTGCTGCTCTTTCTGGCCAAATCCCAGCCAGGAAAAAAAGCCACGTTTTTTCTCTTTCGCCATTTGCGACTACACTCCTCGCTGTTTATTCATGGCACAGACCCGATTCTGCTTGCCACGGGCATAAAAAATAGTGCGTTAGTCTATCACTTTCCCGGCGCGGCATCACGCCAGTGGATTAAGGTTTCCTGGCCGGGCGAGCGCCGCTAGAATAACCGCAAAATTTAGCATCGCAGTGAGAGCAATGAAGAAACCCCAATCCTCTGGTTCCGGCCAGATCCGCATCATCGGCGGCCAATGGCGCGGCCGAAAACTCCCGGTTCCGGACAGCCCCGGCCTGCGCCCGACGACAGACCGCGTGCGCGAAACACTTTTTAACTGGCTGGCCCCGTCCATGGTAGATGCTCATTGCCTCGACTGTTTTGCCGGTAGCGGTGCGCTCGGGCTGGAGGCGCTCTCTCGCTATGCCGCCAGCGCGACGCTGATTGAAATGGATCGCGCAGTCTCCCAGCAATTGCAAAAGAACCTCGCGACCTTAAAAGCCAGCAATGGCAAAGTGCTCAACGCTAATACGTTAAATGTGCTCGCGCAGCCCGGCACACAGCACAACGTCGTCTTTGTCGACCCGCCGTTCCGTAAGGGGTTGCTGGATGAAACGCTCAGCCTGCTCGAGAAAAACGGCTGGCTGGCGGATGACGCGCTAATCTACGTAGAAAGTGAAGTGGAAAATGGTTTACCCGCGGTGCCTGCCAGTTGGGCGCTGCACCGTGAAAAAGTCGCCGGTCAGGTGGCTTATCGCCTGTTTATTCGTGAAGCTCAAGGAGCCGCATAATGCCGATTCTGATTAACTTTGGCCGCCTGCTGATGCTTTGCGTCTGGGGCTTTCTGATCTTTAACCTGGTTCACCCTTATCCGCGCCCGCTGAACATTTTCGTTAACGTCGCGCTGATCTTCATGGTGATTATGCACGGCCTGCAGCTCAGCCTGCTGAAAGCCACCCAGCCGAAAGACGGCCCGGCGCTTGCCCGCGGTGAACAGGTTAAGATCTTTGTGTTTGGCGTGTTTGAGCTGCTGGTCTGGCAGAAAAAGCTGCGTCAGGGCAAGTGAGTCTCTTCGGGGACGAAGCTGACAAAGCGCGTCCCCTTGTAACTCAACGTCCCCTTATCTCCCACCGTCACTGCATGGTATTCCGCCGCTTCAACTCGCATTTTCATTTCCATCCCGCCGCTCTGTGGCGCAAACCAAACCTCATAGCGGATAGAGTCCTCCGGCGGCGTCACTTCCCGCTGGCGCGAACGTCGGTCGTTGGAGGGTTTTTCACGTTTGGTTGCCACCACCACTTTTTTTACGCTGAGCGGCGCGGCATCGTTTTCGATATTCTGGCGGCGCTGTTGAAAATAGCGAAAAGAGGCGGCGACTACGATGACCACGACGATGGCGATAATAAAAACTGGAGGCTTGCTCATGGCTTTTTCTCTAATTGTCAGACACTTTTCAGCATAACCCTGGCGCCGCGCCGTTGTCATCTGCGCCGCTTAGCCACTAGACTGAACGGTGTTACGCCAACAATTAAAATAAGGATATGCCATGCTTTGGTCATTTATTGCTGTTGCGTTATCGGCCTGGATTTACATTGATGCATCCTGGCGCGGCTCCACCTGGCAGCGCTGGCTTTTCAAGCCACTCACCCTGCTACTCCTGCTACTGTTGGCCTGGCAGGCACCGATGTTTGAAGCGACGGGCTACCTGATTGTGGCGGGTCTGCTGGCAACGCTGGTCGGCGATGCGCTCACGCTATTGCCCACTCAACGTCTGCTATATGCCGTGGGGGCATTCTTCCTTTCACATCTGCTGTACACCATCTATTTTGCCAGCCAGATGAGTCTAGCCATTTTCTGGCCATTACCGCTGGCACTGCTGATTATTGGCGCATTGCTGGTCGCGACTATCTGGACACGGCTGGAAGCGCTACGCGTGCCTATTTTGACGTTTATCGGCATGACGCTGGTGATGGTCTGGCTGGCCGCCGAGCTTTACTTCTTCCGCCCGACGGACCCAAGTTTCTCCGGGTTTGTGGGGGCCAGCCTGCTGCTGTTGGGCAACATTGTCTGGCTGGTCAGCCACTATCGTCACCGCTTCAGAGGCGACAGCGCCATTGCCGCCGCCTGCTACTTCGCCGGGCACTTTATGATTGTTCGCGCCCTGTATATCTGAGATTAACGCCTGTCTTCCGCCAGGGAGGCAGGTTCCAGCCTGCGGGTTTTGCCGTAGATAATGGTCAACACCGCAGGCACCGTAAACGCCACCGCGATAGCAATCACCTCGTAAATCATCTTCGATTCCGGCCCGCTAAACAGCCCCAGTTCGAATACGTTCAGCACCGGCAGGAAGCTGTAGGTTTTCACGCCCAGGAGGCCGGTAATTCCGCCGCCCAGCGCGGCGCCAATGCAGCCAAATACAAACAGCATGCGGTATTTCAGGTTCACGCCGTACAGCGCCGGTTCGGTAATGCCGAAGAAGGCGGAGAGAGAAGCGGAAATCGCAATCTGCTTATCTTTCAGGTTACGGGCAATAAAGATGGCACCAAATACCGCCCCAAACTGCCCCATTACCGCCGACATAAACATCGCCATAATGGTGTCGTAGCCGTTGACCTGAATGTTAATCAGCGCCAGCGGAATAATGCCCCAGTGCACGCCAAACACCACAAACAGCTGCCCAATCCCCGCTAGCAGCGCGCCGGAAATCACCGGGCTGAGGTTGTACAGCCAGGCATAGCCGTTGGCGATGCCGACACCAACATAGTCAGCCACCGGACCAATCACGGTAAACACCACAAAGCCGCTGATGATCAACGACAAACACGGCACGAACACCAGCGCGGCAATCTCCGGGATCACCTTTTTCAGCCAGCGCTCGACGTGGCTCAGGAACAGCACGGCAAACACCGCAGGGATCACCGCCCCGCCGTAGATTTTCACATTCAGCGCCAGGCCCATAACGTGGAAGGCACCGGGCACGCTGGCATCCGTCAGCGGGAAAATCATCGCCGCCGTCAGCGCCAGGGCACTAAATTTATTGGCCTTAAAGCGCTCCGCAGCCGTCACCGCGATAAACAGCGGCAGCATGACGAAAACGCCGCTGGAAAGTGCATTGAACACGGTGAACACATACGAATGGGTATCCACCAGGTTCATTGTTTGCAGCAAAACCACAATCCCTTTCACCACGCCCACGCCCGCCAGCACGCCGATGTAAGGCGTGAAGATAGCGGAAAGCGTGGCCAGCAGGCGGTTAATCATCGAGCCCTGCGGCGCAGACTCGGCTTCTGAGGACGGTTCCCCCATCTGCGCAGTGATAGCCAGAAAGACTTTTTCAACTTTTGGCCCAATCACAATCTGGAATTGCCCCGGGTTTTCAACCAGTTTGACTACCTCCGGCAGCTTATAAAGCGCGTCTTTATTGATCTTACTTTTATCTTTAATAGTAAAACGCAAACGGGTTGCGCAGTGGGTAAGATGCTCTATATTTTCTGCCTCGCCGACGTGCTGAATTATCTGTCGGGCAAGTTGACTGAAGGTAGCCATAATCATTCCTCAGTAGCAAGGTAGGGACGTTATTATTGTGTAGGGAACACTGTTTTTCAGGCGTAATCGCCCGGCTTCGTTTTACTTTTTACGGATACACCAAAATCGGTAAAGATCCGCTGCGGTAGATTATTACCCTTTGCCTCGGCAATATGGTGCGCCAATATCTGGAACGGGATAACCATAATCAGCGGGGCAATAAACGCATCAACATCGGCTTTAACCGCCAGCGTGCGCGGATCGTTGTCCTCACCTAATTTGATGGTGTACACGTAGTCGGTATATTTCTGCTCATAGGCTTTCAGCAGCAATAAACGTTCGCGAGCCACGCCCGGCGTATCAATAAAGAACATTCTATGGTTGCCGTTCACTTCGAAATAAGGCCCATGCATAAACGCTTCCAGTTCAACGCCCTGGGACGGCACGCGAATTGTCTCGGCGAACTTGGTTTCCATCTCTTTGATAACGCCAACGCTCGGCCCGTAGCCAATCGAAGTGAAGCGCGGAGAAGCGGCCAGTTCGGCCTGCCATTTGCTGAAGAAAGCTTCGGTGTCGGCAATTACGCCCGGAATTGATTTCACCGCAACGTCCAGCTTATGCAGCTCAGCCGCTTCCTGTTCGGCGCTGATCTTCCCGCTGCGGCGAGCGGCAAATACACCCAGCAGCATAAATTTCAGGATCGTAGCAACGTACCCTTTGGTGACGTAGCCGACGCGTTCTTCACCAATTTCGATATCGATAACGTGATCCACGGCTCGGGCAAGTTCGCTCCCGATTTTGCTGGTGATGCCCAGCGTTTTGACCGAATGAGTCTGCCGAATATGCTGGATAGCGTTGATGGTCGATGTACTTTCCCCGCTCTGGGAAACGCCTATCACCAAATCCGTGGTGTCACTGAATTTTTCGTAATGCTGAAAGTGGAACGGCTCTTCGACGGTGACACGAATGTCCGCCAGTTTTTCCACGTAGTATTTCGCGCTTTTGATCGCATTAATGCTGGAGCCCGTGGCCAGCACCAGCCACTCTTTCTGCCCACCGAGCACCGGAAGATCGGACGGATAGCGAGACAACATGGCGCTTAACGTCGCCTGCTCTTCATGGATGTAGGTCATCATTGTCGGTTTCATCAGCTCTCCTGTAATCAAAACCTGAAAACGTTTTCAGGTTTTAGGCTAGAGGAGTCCGATAAGGCTTGTCAACGCCAGATCGCGCAACTGTTAACGGGATCAAAAAATAACGTGAGGGGAAGAAACGGGCGGATGACTGGAAAAGAGATCCGCCGTTGAAAACTAACAGGATTCGCCGTTCAGTAGTGTAAGAGGAATTTTTTCCACCGCAATACCGGCAGAATTTTCATTCAATATCGCCATTAACCTTGCCATCACCTCTTTGCCAATCAAAGCATTCTGGTGATCAACGGTGGTAATGCGCGGAATAAAGTATTCGCTACCTGGGAAATATTCACAGCTCACTATGGCGATATTATCTGGCACAGAGAGATTGTGATCTTTTAGTGCCCGGATCGCGCCTTTGGCGACATGATCGTTAATTGCCACAATCGCATCCGGCAAGCCTTCATTCGTTGAAATCAGTGTTTCAATTGCCTCGTAGCCATGCTGTAAATAAAAATTATTCAGTACGACGAAACTATTTTCTACCGGTAAATTCGCAGCTTCCAGTTCGGCACGGAATACCGCTTCCCGCTCACGAGTAATATACACATTCTTCGATCCGCCGATAAAACCAATGCGCCGATAACCTTTTTCAATCAGGTGCCGAGTGGCTAAGCGCACGCAGCCCGCCTGATCGCGTTCAACGCAGGCATATTCCACCCCCGGCAGTTGGCGCCCGACGACCACAACCGGCACGCTAGCGATCAGCTTTTTCAGCTCCTGGAGGTAGGTTTCGCCGATATCGTTGTAGTCGATATTGCCGCCGAGAATGATCACGCCGTCTATCTGGCTGTCGGTAATGGAATTAAAAATATGTTCTTCGGGCACGACCGGCGCTTCGCGGGAGGCTTTGTTCGCCGATTGGGTGTCGTACAGCGTGACCTTGTAGCCCAGCCGCAAACTTTCGTGCTCAATCTGCGCCACCAGCATCACAAAGTAAGGGTTACTGATATCGGAAACGACAATGGCCAGCGTCTGGGTTTTCTTAGAAATCATCCCACGCGCCAGCAGATTCGGGCTGAAGTTATGCTCCTGAATTACTTTTTCAACCCGGCTACGCGTTTTATCCGCCACCCAGCTGTTTTTGTTCAGCACCCGGGAGACAGTGGCGATAGACACCTGAGCCAGCTCCGCAATATCCTTGATTGTCAGTGGTTTTTTCATCAATTCATTCTCATCCCGACCTGCGGATAATACTAGGGGAAGCACCGCGGGGAAGCAAAGGCCAATCCTTAAAACTGCCGCCGGCCAGTCAGAAACATCGGGCGATAAAAAAAGACGCTTGACTCTGGAGTTGACTCCAGAGAGTAACATCGGTAATGAGAAAATTATCATTACCGGAGGGCGCCATGCTCAACACACCTCAAGACGGCAAAAAGCCACCGCAGTTTGCGTTTGCCAAACTAAGCCCGCTGCAGGCGGAAGGCCCCTCCTGCTGCGCCGATGACGCCTGCTCTGCACAAAAACCAGAGCCAGAAATTGCCGACAACGGCAGCCGCTACAGCTGGCACGTCGCGGGGATGGACTGCGCGGCCTGCGCACGCAAAGTGGAAAATGCGGTGAAACAGGTGGGCGATGTGCAGCAAGTTCAGGTGGTGTTTTCGACTGAAAAACTGCTGGTCAGCGCCTCAAGAGACATCCGCAGCGACGTTGAAAAAGCGGTCAAGGCGGCAGGCTACACGCTGAACGACGCCAGCGCACCGAAGCAGGAAAAAAGCAGCAACCTGCAAGAGAACCTGCCGCTGATCCTGCTTATCGTCCTGATGGTGATCAGCTGGGGGCTTGAGCAATTCAACCATCCGCTCGGCAACCTGGCGTTTATCGCCACCACGCTGGTTGGCTTGTGGCCGATAGCGCGCCAGGCCGTGCGTCTGATTCGCAGCGGCAACTGGTTCGCCATTGAAACGCTGATGAGCGTCGCCGCAATCGGCGCACTGTTTATCGGCGCCACCGCCGAGGCGGCGATGGTTCTGCTGCTGTTCCTCATCGGCGAACGCCTCGAGTCCTATGCCGCCAGCCGTGCACGCCGCGGGGTAAGCGCCTTGATGGCACTAAAGCCGGACGTCGCTATTCGCCTCCGGGACGGCGCGCGCGAAACCGTCGCTCAGGCAGATCTTCGCCCCGGCGACGTGATTGAAGTCGCCGCCGGGGGCCGCCTGCCCGCCGACGGACGCCTGCTCAGCGGTTTTGCCAGTTTCGACGAAAGTGCCCTAACCGGGGAATCCGTGCCGGTAGAGCGCCAGCAGGGCGAAAAAGTCGCCGCAGGCAGCACCAGCGTGGATCGCCTTGTTCAGTTGGAGGTGATTTCCGAGCCCGGCGACAGCGCCATCGACCGTATTTTGCGGCTGATTGAAGAAGCCGAAGAACGCCGCGCGCCTATCGAACGCTTTATCGATCGCTTTAGCCGGATTTACACGCCGATCATCATGCTGCTCGCGCTGCTGACCGCCATCATCCCGCCACTGTTCTTCGGCCAGGGCTGGGAACCGTGGATCTATAAAGGCCTGACGCTGCTGCTGATCGGCTGCCCATGCGCGCTGGTTATCTCCACGCCTGCGGCCATTACTTCCGGTCTTGCCGCCGCCGCTCG
Coding sequences within:
- a CDS encoding LacI family DNA-binding transcriptional regulator — encoded protein: MKKPLTIKDIAELAQVSIATVSRVLNKNSWVADKTRSRVEKVIQEHNFSPNLLARGMISKKTQTLAIVVSDISNPYFVMLVAQIEHESLRLGYKVTLYDTQSANKASREAPVVPEEHIFNSITDSQIDGVIILGGNIDYNDIGETYLQELKKLIASVPVVVVGRQLPGVEYACVERDQAGCVRLATRHLIEKGYRRIGFIGGSKNVYITREREAVFRAELEAANLPVENSFVVLNNFYLQHGYEAIETLISTNEGLPDAIVAINDHVAKGAIRALKDHNLSVPDNIAIVSCEYFPGSEYFIPRITTVDHQNALIGKEVMARLMAILNENSAGIAVEKIPLTLLNGESC
- the zntA gene encoding Zn(II)/Cd(II)/Pb(II) translocating P-type ATPase ZntA, which gives rise to MLNTPQDGKKPPQFAFAKLSPLQAEGPSCCADDACSAQKPEPEIADNGSRYSWHVAGMDCAACARKVENAVKQVGDVQQVQVVFSTEKLLVSASRDIRSDVEKAVKAAGYTLNDASAPKQEKSSNLQENLPLILLIVLMVISWGLEQFNHPLGNLAFIATTLVGLWPIARQAVRLIRSGNWFAIETLMSVAAIGALFIGATAEAAMVLLLFLIGERLESYAASRARRGVSALMALKPDVAIRLRDGARETVAQADLRPGDVIEVAAGGRLPADGRLLSGFASFDESALTGESVPVERQQGEKVAAGSTSVDRLVQLEVISEPGDSAIDRILRLIEEAEERRAPIERFIDRFSRIYTPIIMLLALLTAIIPPLFFGQGWEPWIYKGLTLLLIGCPCALVISTPAAITSGLAAAARRGALIKGGAALERLGQIQQVAFDKTGTLTAGKPQVTAIAVEEGTEEDQLLALAAAVEQGSTHPLAQAIVNAAQQRNLPPVAAENHRALAGVGVEASIQGETLLLSSPSKLDGQTLSETWQRRIAKQEEEGQTVIVVLRSGQLLGTIAMRDTLRSDAREAVAALHQLGIQGVMLTGDNPRAAAAIANELGIDYRASLLPADKVAAVNKLNATAPLAMVGDGINDAPAMKAATIGIAMGSGTDVALETADAALTHNRLTELAGMVRLARATHNNIRQNVTIALGLKGIFLVTTLLGLTGLWLAVLADSGATALVTANAIRLLRKK